The Jiangella alba genome includes the window CCGCCGAACTGGGCTACGCCGCGGGCGCCGCGCCGGTCGGCTGACCGGCGCGGCGCCCGGCGCCTGGGACGGCGCCTCGGATCGCGAGAGCGCCGTCCCAGGGTGACCAGGTGCCGGTCAGCCGGCCTCGGCCGGGATGCTGCTCGACTCGTCGAACAGGTCGTCGCCCCGGTAGCGGGCGACCACGGGATCGTCGAGCAGGGCCGCGTCGACCGGCTTGTGGAAGCGGGCGGCGCCGTCGCGGACCCTGGCGGAGCCGAGGTGCTGCTCGCCGGCGTAGAAGTCCACCGTCCCCGAGGGTGCGGTGACGCTCGTCGTCACGGGGGCGACCGTGGCGACGGCGCTGAGGCGCACGTGGCGCCCGACCGGCTCGGTGGTGGCCGCGACGTCCGTGGTGGTGCTGCGGAAGGCGAGGTCGCGCACGTAGTGGTTCAGCAGTGGCCGCCAGACGTGCCAGGTGTGGACTCCCGGAACGTTGAACTCGTCGACGTCCACGCCGGCCGTCTTCAGCGCCGCGGCGTTGCGCTGCGAGTTCTCGGCGATGTTGCCCAGGTGGTCCTGGAGCCCCGTGCCGATCATGATGCCGCCGGCCACGTCCTTCATGCGGTCGATCTGCTCCTGGCCGGCCTGCGGTCCGCCCGCGCTCCAGGCGGCGTGGTAGCCGAACAGCTCCGTGTGGTCGTACATCAGCGTGTAGGCGCGGCTCCCGCCGGCGGAGAACCCGCCGAAGGCACGGTCCTCCGCCCTGGTGGAGACGTTGTAGTTCTGCTCGACGAACGGGAAGACGTTGTTCCTGAGCTCGTCGACGTAGCCCTGGTTGCCGCCGGGCAGTCCGTTGAAGTCGGTCGACACGATCACCATCGGTTGAGCGGCGCCGTCCCGGATCGCGTTCTCCAGGATGTGGTGGGCGACGCCCTGCATCGTCCATGCGGTCGAGTGGTCGCCGCCGCCGTGGCTCAGGTAGAGCGTCGGGTACGGCGTCGGCCGGTCCGGGTCGTAGTCGTGCGGCAGGTACACGACGACGTCGTGGACGCCGGCCGGGTTGGTGGACAGCGGCGACGGGTAGCGCCGCGTCTCCAGAGTGCCCGCCTGGTGCGGCCGCGGCGGCGCCTGGTAGTCGGTGTCGTAGGTCGGGAACTTCCTGCTCTCCGGCACGTAGACGGTGCTGCGCACGGCTCCCGGTGCGCCGGGATACTGCGGCTGGATCTGCCACGGGTTCGCCGGATCGTCGTGCAGGGTGCAGCCGGTGGCCAGCTCGCTGGTGCAGTCGTGCGTGAAGGCGTAGCGGAAGCTGCCCGCCGGTAGTGGCACCGTGACGGACCACACGCCGTCGTCGCCACGTTCCATCGGCAGGATCTGCCACGGTGTGGCCGCGATGTCGCCGGGCAACCACTGCGACGGCGCCCGGCCGTCGCCGCAGTCCTGACAGGTCACGCTCTCGGGTCGAGAGTAGAACCAGTCGCCGTAGACGTGTACCGACTCGACGCCCTCGGGCGCCTCGTACCGGAAGGTGACGGCGTATCCGGTCGGCGGCTGATCCGTGCGGACGACCTGCGGCCCGAGCGGTTCGGGTGGCGCCGCGGACGCGGCCGGCGCGGCCGCCGCGGTCGTCATCGCCGCGGCGGCCGTCAAGCCTGCGAGCAGTGAGCGCAGCGGACGCCTGCCAGGCGGAGCTGCCGGTGAACGGTGGAGACGTGCGAGGTGCATGTAACTCTCCCTCCGTTGGGCGAGTCGACCGGACCGCTGACGGCCGATCGATTACATCGTTGGAACCCTCGTGGAGCCGGCAGCCTTGTGTCAAGAGGAGATTGCACATTTCGAGAAGAAGTGCTGCAATATATGCAACGCCCCCGCGTGGGCGACGAGAGGTCACTCCTGCCAGAACGCCTGGCGGGCGACGGCGCCGCCGACGGTGCGGCGGTACTGGCCGGGGGACTGCCCGGTGTGCTTCTTGAAGACGACGCTCATGTACTCGGAGTGGCTGAAGTTCAGTCGTTCGGCGATCTGCTGCAAGGTCCAGTCCGTCGACGAGAGCAGCTCGGCGACGTGGGCGAGCCGGACCCTGATGATCTCGCTGTGCACCGTGCGACCCAAGGTCGCGGCGAAGCGGTAGTCGAGGGCGCGACGAGACAGGCCGACGTGGCGCAGGACGGTGGTGACGGCGAGGTTCTGGTCGGATCGGGCCCGGATGAATCGCAGCGCCTCGGAGACGAGCGGGTCGTCGACGGCGAGGATGTCGGATGACTGGCGGGCGACGATGCGGGTCGGCTCGATGAGGCGCAGGCCCGCTTCGAGCGACCGGCCGTGCATCATGAGGTCGAGCAGGTGCGCCGCAAGATACCCGGACGCGGTCGTGTTGGGCTCGATGCTCGACAACGGGGGCGTGGTGAGATTGCCGATCAACTCGTCGTTGTCGACACCGAGGACGGCGACGGCGTCGGGGACGGCGAGGCCGGCGATCTTGCAGGCCTCCAGGACCTCCTGGCCGGCGATGTCGTAGCAGGCCAGGACGCCGACCGGCTTCGGCAGCCCGGTGAGCCAGGTGGCGAGCCGCTCGCGGTCGGCGGCGCGCATGCCCGACGACTTCATCCGGAACTCGTGCGGGGTCGCGCCGTGCTGCCGGACGTGGCCGGCGAACCACTCGCTGCGGGTGATCGACCACGCGAAGCGTTCGTCGCCGCAGAAGGCGAAGTGGCGCAGCCCGCGTTCGGCGAAGTGCCCGACCGCCCAGCGGGCGATGGTGCCGTCGTCGGTCTCGACGCCGGGGAGTTCCGGGACCAGGCGGGCCGCGCTGAGGTCGACCGTCGGCAGGCCGAGTCGCCGGATGAACCGGGCGGTGCCCTCGTTCTCGATGCGGGCCAGGACGCCGTCGCCGTGCCAGCCCTCCAGCCAGGAGAAGTCGGTCTCGTGCCGGCTGTGCTCGGCGAGGTAGAGCGACCAGTGCGGGTGCTCCTCGACGTACTTCTTCACGCCGACGAGCAGGCCGCGGGCATAGGCGTTCGAGGTCTCGACCAGCAGCGCGACGTGCCGTGTCCCCGACATGTAAGAAATCTAAGGTCTGCTGCTGGATTGCGCATGGTTTGTCCCGTTGGGTCCTCCGTAGCCTTCACGACACAGGAGGTCAACGATGACGCAGAGAGTACGCGTGGCCATCGCCGGGCTGGGATTCGGATCGGAATTCATCCCGATTTACCAGGCCCACCCGGACGCCGAACTCGTCGCCGTGTGTCAACGCACCGAGTCCGCTCTCCACGAGACCGCCGACCGGTTCGGCGTCCCCGGACGCTACACCGACATCGCCGCGATGCTCGATGACCCGGACATCGACGCGGTGCACATCAACACCCCGATCCCGGACCACGCCGGCCAGACCGTCGCCGCGCTGCGCGCCGGTAAGCACGTCGCCTGCACCGTGCCGATGGCCACCACGCTCGAGGAGTGCCGGTCGATCGTCGACGCGGTCCGGGGATCCGGCAAGAACTACATGATGATGGAGACCGTGGTGTACTCGCGCGAGTTCCTGCACGTCAGAGAGCTCGCCGAGAACGGCACGCTGGGCCGCGTCCAGTTCCTGCGCGGGGCGCACCACCAGGAGATGGCCGGCTGGCCCGGCTACTGGGAGGGACTGCCGCCCATGCACTACGCGACACACGCGGTCAGCCCGGTGCTCTCGCTGGCCGGCGCGCTGGCCGAGAGCGTCGTCTGCGTCGGCTCCGGGCGCATCTCGCCCGAGCTGACGGCGATGTACGGGTCTCCGTTCGCGGTGGAGAGCGCACTCATCACGTTGCGCGACTCGCCGGTCCGTGCGGAGATCGCCCGCTCGTTGTTCGAAACGGCCCGCGAATACGTCGAGAGCTTCACCGTCTTCGGTGAACTCGCGACCTTCGAATGGGAGCAGACCCAGGGCTCCGGTCATGTCCTGCACGTCGGAGAGATTCCGAAGACCGTCGAGATCCCGGATTTCGCTCACCGGCTGCCGCCGGAGATCGCGCCCTTCACGACCCGCGGCGTCTACGACGCCGAGAACGAGCACCTCTCCTTCGTCCAGGGCAGCGGGCACGGAGGTTCGCATCCGCACCTGGCGCACGAGTTCGTCCGCAGCATCGTCGAGGGCCGGGCGCCCGCGATCGACGAGGTCACCGCGGCGAACTGGACGTCCGTCGGCATCTGCGCCCACGAGTCGGCCATGAACGGCGGCGCCCGGGTGGCGATACCCGACTACACCGCCTGACCCACGTCGCGGCCGGCGCCCGGCGTCACGCCGGCCGGTCACCACACGCACAGGTCGTCCCACGACGCTGCGCCGCTCGGCGCTGACCTGCGGAGGTACCGATGACACCTGCCCTGATCGACGCGGACCGGGGCGCGCCGGCGAGCCGGGTGGCGCAGCTGCGCCGGCCCGCGGTGTGGGTCGCCGCCGCCGTCGCGGTGGCCGTGGCCGCCTGGGTGCTGTTCCTCGCGGACGGCACACCCGCCGGCGCCGCGGTGGACGACCCCGGGAAGTTCCTGGTCACCATCCTGGACGGGGTGACCTTCGCCGGGCTGCTCTTCGTCGCGGCGTCAGGGTTCACGCTCATCTTCGGGCTGATGCGCACCGTGAACATGGCGCACGGCTCGTTGTTCCTGCTGGCCGCCTACGTCGCCATCCGCGTGCAGGAGGCGATGGTCGGGCGCTCACGCAACCTCGACCCGTCCGACGTCGGCCTGCTCGACTGGGTGGTCCCGATGCTGGCCGGCGCCGGGGTCGCCGCCGTGCTCGGCCTGCTGATCCAGCAGCTGTTCCTGCAGTGGAACGAGGGCCAGGAGTTGCGGCAGACGCTGCTGACCCTGGCCATCACGGTGGTGCTCGCCGACCAGATGCTGCGGGAGTTCGGCGGGCTGGCCCAGCGGGTGGTCTGGCCGGGGGCCGTGACCCACTTCCTCACCTTCGGTGGTGAGCGCTACGCGGTCACCCGGCTGCTGCTGCTCGGCATCGCCGTGCTGGTCGGCCTGCTGTTGTGGCTGTGGCTGACCCGCACCGGCGTGGGCCTGATCATCCGTGCGGGCGTGGACGACCGGCAGATGGTGCGCGGCCTGGGGATCGACATCCGCCGGGTGTTCGCGCTCACCTTCCTCGTCGGCTCGTTCCTGGCCGGCCTGGGTGGGGTGCTCGGCGCGTCGTTCGCCGGCGCCGCGCCCGGCACGGACGGCAGCTGGCTGCTGAACGCGCTGGTCGTCGTGATCATCGGCGGGCTCGGCTCGCTCAAGGGAGCCGCGGCCGGCTCGCTGCTGTACGGCATGGTCGTCGCGTTCTCGCCCGCCTACCTGCCGAGTCAGTACACCTACTACGCGATCATCATGACGTTCGGTCTCCTGGCGCTCGTGCTGGCCGTGCGTCCCTACGGGCTGTTCGGGAGGCCGGCATGAACCTGCGAGAACGCCTGACCGGCGAGACGCTCGCCCTCACCGGACTGGTCATCGTCCTGATCCTGCTGCCCAGCCTGGCCACCGCGTTCTTCGTCAACTTCGTCATGACTCAGAC containing:
- a CDS encoding alpha/beta hydrolase-fold protein — its product is MTAAAAMTTAAAAPAASAAPPEPLGPQVVRTDQPPTGYAVTFRYEAPEGVESVHVYGDWFYSRPESVTCQDCGDGRAPSQWLPGDIAATPWQILPMERGDDGVWSVTVPLPAGSFRYAFTHDCTSELATGCTLHDDPANPWQIQPQYPGAPGAVRSTVYVPESRKFPTYDTDYQAPPRPHQAGTLETRRYPSPLSTNPAGVHDVVVYLPHDYDPDRPTPYPTLYLSHGGGDHSTAWTMQGVAHHILENAIRDGAAQPMVIVSTDFNGLPGGNQGYVDELRNNVFPFVEQNYNVSTRAEDRAFGGFSAGGSRAYTLMYDHTELFGYHAAWSAGGPQAGQEQIDRMKDVAGGIMIGTGLQDHLGNIAENSQRNAAALKTAGVDVDEFNVPGVHTWHVWRPLLNHYVRDLAFRSTTTDVAATTEPVGRHVRLSAVATVAPVTTSVTAPSGTVDFYAGEQHLGSARVRDGAARFHKPVDAALLDDPVVARYRGDDLFDESSSIPAEAG
- a CDS encoding XylR family transcriptional regulator; amino-acid sequence: MSGTRHVALLVETSNAYARGLLVGVKKYVEEHPHWSLYLAEHSRHETDFSWLEGWHGDGVLARIENEGTARFIRRLGLPTVDLSAARLVPELPGVETDDGTIARWAVGHFAERGLRHFAFCGDERFAWSITRSEWFAGHVRQHGATPHEFRMKSSGMRAADRERLATWLTGLPKPVGVLACYDIAGQEVLEACKIAGLAVPDAVAVLGVDNDELIGNLTTPPLSSIEPNTTASGYLAAHLLDLMMHGRSLEAGLRLIEPTRIVARQSSDILAVDDPLVSEALRFIRARSDQNLAVTTVLRHVGLSRRALDYRFAATLGRTVHSEIIRVRLAHVAELLSSTDWTLQQIAERLNFSHSEYMSVVFKKHTGQSPGQYRRTVGGAVARQAFWQE
- a CDS encoding branched-chain amino acid ABC transporter permease; protein product: MTPALIDADRGAPASRVAQLRRPAVWVAAAVAVAVAAWVLFLADGTPAGAAVDDPGKFLVTILDGVTFAGLLFVAASGFTLIFGLMRTVNMAHGSLFLLAAYVAIRVQEAMVGRSRNLDPSDVGLLDWVVPMLAGAGVAAVLGLLIQQLFLQWNEGQELRQTLLTLAITVVLADQMLREFGGLAQRVVWPGAVTHFLTFGGERYAVTRLLLLGIAVLVGLLLWLWLTRTGVGLIIRAGVDDRQMVRGLGIDIRRVFALTFLVGSFLAGLGGVLGASFAGAAPGTDGSWLLNALVVVIIGGLGSLKGAAAGSLLYGMVVAFSPAYLPSQYTYYAIIMTFGLLALVLAVRPYGLFGRPA
- a CDS encoding Gfo/Idh/MocA family protein, yielding MTQRVRVAIAGLGFGSEFIPIYQAHPDAELVAVCQRTESALHETADRFGVPGRYTDIAAMLDDPDIDAVHINTPIPDHAGQTVAALRAGKHVACTVPMATTLEECRSIVDAVRGSGKNYMMMETVVYSREFLHVRELAENGTLGRVQFLRGAHHQEMAGWPGYWEGLPPMHYATHAVSPVLSLAGALAESVVCVGSGRISPELTAMYGSPFAVESALITLRDSPVRAEIARSLFETAREYVESFTVFGELATFEWEQTQGSGHVLHVGEIPKTVEIPDFAHRLPPEIAPFTTRGVYDAENEHLSFVQGSGHGGSHPHLAHEFVRSIVEGRAPAIDEVTAANWTSVGICAHESAMNGGARVAIPDYTA